Proteins encoded in a region of the Pseudomonas viciae genome:
- a CDS encoding DOPA 4,5-dioxygenase family protein, with product MQRIKGYHAHVYFDATTIDQARALCEEASQLFPLKMGRVHQRPVGPHPDWSCQLAFDPQYIGVVLPWLALNRKGLVVFMHPDTGDDLVDHTEHAIWMGAVRPLDLSVFKANP from the coding sequence ATGCAGCGGATCAAGGGCTACCACGCCCACGTGTATTTCGACGCGACCACGATCGACCAGGCGCGGGCGCTGTGCGAGGAAGCCTCGCAACTGTTCCCACTGAAAATGGGCCGCGTCCACCAACGCCCGGTCGGCCCGCACCCGGATTGGAGCTGTCAGCTGGCGTTCGATCCGCAGTACATCGGCGTGGTCTTGCCGTGGCTGGCGCTCAATCGCAAAGGCCTGGTGGTTTTCATGCACCCGGATACCGGCGATGACCTGGTGGACCACACCGAGCATGCGATCTGGATGGGCGCGGTGCGGCCGTTGGATCTTTCGGTGTTTAAAGCAAATCCCTGA
- a CDS encoding NAD(P)-dependent oxidoreductase, with product MKNAETPVIKVVLYGAMSSLGSALMAEMLRRQHEVIAILDDLTALAPRPGLRTKTGDLYDPERVKQSVAGASAVVCLLNAPGLPMNSEQVERTLIPGPVEQVLAVDSLIAGMEAATIPRLFLVGDFVVLDEEQTDDDLQRHAAEEVLDALKNSTLQWTLINAPYAVPGLGIEHFSQVSTSLEPGMAESLERLNRVAVGIADELHLNLHVGQHVSFVATN from the coding sequence ATGAAAAACGCCGAAACCCCGGTCATCAAAGTGGTGCTCTATGGTGCCATGAGCAGCCTCGGCAGTGCGTTGATGGCTGAAATGCTGCGGCGCCAGCACGAAGTCATCGCCATTCTCGATGATCTTACCGCCCTGGCTCCGCGCCCGGGCCTGCGGACCAAGACCGGAGACCTCTATGACCCGGAACGGGTCAAGCAAAGTGTCGCCGGCGCCAGCGCCGTGGTGTGTCTGCTGAACGCGCCGGGGTTGCCGATGAACAGCGAACAAGTGGAGCGCACATTGATTCCGGGGCCGGTGGAGCAAGTATTGGCGGTGGACTCGCTGATCGCCGGAATGGAAGCGGCGACTATTCCCCGGCTGTTCCTGGTCGGCGACTTTGTCGTGCTTGATGAAGAGCAGACGGACGACGATTTGCAGCGCCATGCCGCCGAAGAAGTGCTCGATGCCCTGAAGAACAGCACGTTGCAATGGACCTTGATCAATGCACCGTACGCCGTGCCAGGCCTGGGCATCGAGCATTTCAGCCAGGTCAGCACCAGCCTGGAACCCGGCATGGCCGAATCCCTGGAGCGACTGAATCGAGTGGCGGTCGGCATTGCCGATGAGCTGCACTTGAACCTGCATGTGGGGCAGCATGTCAGCTTCGTGGCCACCAACTAG
- a CDS encoding choline sulfate utilization transcriptional regulator: MYEALGDLSLDLFRAFEAAARHRSFTAAAVELGTTQPAISQQIKRLEEQLGTRLFDRIYRGIELTEAGTILFEQVQAGLQSIDAGLNAITAQHQHEVLQVATDFAFAAYWLMPRLHRFHAANPQVDVSLVTSERNHNMLRTDIDVAVLFGDGRFKQGESRWLFSEEVFPVCSPLLLKERPLPLPAQALSEFPLLHLRGENSSNWFDWSGVFRELGITSPPAPGQLRFDNYTLLIQAAIGGQGVAIGWRHLVDNLLAQGLLCRPIAETVLSRLGYYVVLPQRKRRGVLIRLFVDWLMEEQANSAESLTGLPLPSIAV; this comes from the coding sequence ATGTATGAAGCCTTGGGTGACCTGTCCCTGGACCTGTTCCGTGCCTTTGAAGCAGCGGCCCGCCATCGCAGCTTTACGGCGGCGGCGGTTGAGCTGGGCACCACGCAACCGGCCATCAGCCAGCAGATCAAACGCCTGGAAGAGCAACTGGGCACGCGATTGTTCGATCGCATCTACCGTGGCATCGAACTGACCGAGGCCGGGACGATCCTGTTCGAGCAGGTGCAGGCCGGCTTGCAGAGTATCGACGCGGGGCTGAACGCGATCACCGCCCAGCATCAGCATGAGGTGCTGCAGGTCGCCACGGACTTCGCTTTCGCCGCCTATTGGCTGATGCCGCGACTGCACCGGTTTCACGCGGCCAACCCGCAGGTGGACGTCAGCCTCGTCACCAGTGAGCGCAACCACAATATGCTGCGCACGGATATCGACGTTGCCGTGCTGTTCGGCGACGGACGCTTCAAACAGGGCGAAAGTCGCTGGCTGTTCAGCGAAGAAGTTTTTCCGGTGTGCAGCCCGCTGTTGCTCAAGGAGCGCCCCCTGCCCTTGCCGGCCCAAGCCTTGTCGGAATTCCCGCTGCTGCATCTGCGTGGAGAAAACAGCAGCAACTGGTTCGACTGGAGTGGCGTATTCCGTGAGCTGGGCATCACCTCGCCACCCGCCCCCGGACAGCTGCGGTTCGACAATTACACCTTGCTTATCCAGGCGGCGATTGGCGGCCAAGGCGTGGCAATCGGCTGGCGCCACCTTGTGGATAACTTATTGGCCCAGGGCCTCTTGTGTCGTCCAATCGCTGAAACGGTGCTGTCACGGTTGGGCTATTACGTGGTCTTACCCCAGCGTAAACGGCGCGGGGTGTTGATACGGCTGTTCGTGGACTGGTTGATGGAAGAACAGGCCAACAGTGCCGAATCGCTCACGGGATTGCCGTTGCCGTCGATTGCTGTTTGA
- the betC gene encoding choline-sulfatase gives MKRKNILFIMADQMAAPMLPIYGPSPIKLPNLSRLADQGVVFDAAYCNSPLCAPSRFTLVSGQLPSKIGAYDNAADFPADVPTYAHYLRRLGYRTALSGKMHFCGPDQLHGYEERLTSDIYPADYGWAVNWDEPHVRPSWYHNMSSVLQAGPCVRTNQLDFDEEVVFKAQQYLFDHIREDGDQPFCLTVSMTHPHDPYTIPKAFWDLYDDNDIPLPQTPAQTELDPHSQRLLKVYDLWGKPLPVDKIRDARRAYFGACSYIDSNVGKLLQTLEDTGLLDDTIIVFSGDHGDMLGEKGLWYKMHWFEMAARVPLLISAPGQFASGRVSAAVSTADLLPTLVELAGGTLEPGLPLDGRSLVPHLQGQGGHDEVFGEYMAEGTISPLMMIRRGPWKFIYSEDDPCLLFDVRNDPKELEDLSQSPEHQSLFADFLAEARDKWDIPAIHQQVLASQRRRRFVAQALALGTLKSWDHQPLVDASQQYMRNHIDLDDLERKARYPQPCQNQ, from the coding sequence ATGAAGCGCAAGAACATTCTTTTCATCATGGCCGATCAAATGGCCGCGCCAATGTTGCCGATCTACGGTCCTTCGCCTATCAAGCTGCCCAATCTGTCGCGCCTGGCCGACCAAGGCGTGGTATTCGACGCGGCTTATTGCAACAGCCCGCTCTGCGCACCGTCACGCTTCACCCTGGTGAGCGGCCAGTTGCCCAGCAAGATCGGCGCCTATGACAACGCGGCGGATTTCCCCGCAGACGTTCCGACTTATGCCCACTACCTGCGTCGCCTTGGCTACCGCACGGCGTTGTCCGGCAAGATGCACTTTTGTGGGCCGGACCAGTTGCACGGCTATGAAGAACGCCTGACCAGTGACATTTACCCGGCCGATTATGGCTGGGCCGTGAATTGGGATGAGCCCCACGTGCGGCCGAGCTGGTACCACAACATGTCTTCGGTGTTGCAGGCCGGGCCCTGCGTGCGCACCAACCAGTTGGATTTCGATGAAGAGGTGGTGTTCAAGGCCCAGCAGTACCTGTTCGACCACATCCGCGAGGACGGTGACCAGCCGTTCTGCCTGACGGTCTCCATGACCCACCCACACGACCCGTACACAATTCCCAAGGCGTTTTGGGATTTGTATGACGACAACGACATCCCGCTGCCGCAAACCCCGGCGCAAACCGAACTCGACCCGCATTCCCAACGCTTGCTGAAAGTCTACGACCTATGGGGCAAGCCGCTGCCTGTGGATAAGATTCGCGATGCTCGCCGCGCGTACTTCGGCGCCTGCAGCTATATCGACAGCAATGTCGGCAAGCTGCTGCAAACCCTGGAAGACACCGGATTGCTGGACGACACCATCATCGTGTTCTCCGGCGATCACGGGGACATGCTCGGCGAAAAAGGCCTCTGGTACAAAATGCACTGGTTCGAAATGGCCGCTCGCGTACCGTTGCTGATCAGCGCACCGGGCCAGTTCGCCAGTGGCCGGGTCAGCGCGGCGGTGTCCACCGCCGACTTGCTGCCCACCTTGGTCGAACTCGCTGGCGGCACGCTGGAGCCAGGGCTGCCCCTGGATGGCCGCTCGTTGGTGCCGCACCTGCAAGGGCAGGGCGGGCATGACGAAGTGTTCGGTGAATACATGGCCGAAGGCACCATCAGCCCATTGATGATGATTCGCCGTGGGCCGTGGAAATTCATCTACAGCGAAGATGACCCGTGCCTGCTGTTCGATGTACGCAACGACCCCAAGGAATTGGAAGATCTCAGCCAATCACCCGAGCATCAATCCCTGTTCGCCGATTTTCTCGCCGAGGCGCGGGACAAATGGGACATTCCGGCCATTCATCAACAGGTGCTCGCCAGTCAGCGACGTCGCCGTTTCGTCGCCCAGGCCCTGGCCTTGGGCACACTCAAGAGCTGGGACCACCAGCCACTGGTGGATGCCAGTCAGCAATACATGCGCAATCACATCGACCTCGACGATCTGGAGCGCAAGGCCCGTTATCCACAACCCTGCCAAAACCAATAA
- the choX gene encoding choline ABC transporter substrate-binding protein: MQKLSTVLTAGLLALSSVSAWAEQSCETVKMADPGWSDIAATNAITGFLLDGMGYKAKVDTLAVPITFGGLKDGQVDVFLGNWMPAQQGFYDKFVATGDVTQLAKNLDGTEFTLAVPDYVWDAGVHNFADLNKFADKFDKKIYGIGSGAPANLSLKEIIKTNDFGMGEWKLVESSEQAMLAEVSRAVKKQKFVTFLGWTPHPMNVQLKMHYLKGGEKYFGDTGSVYTLTRKGYAQACPNVGKLLTNLSFTQEMENSIMAEVVNNKVSNADAAKAWIKANPTVLDKWLDGVKTLDGKDALAAVKAKL; this comes from the coding sequence ATGCAAAAGTTATCCACAGTACTGACCGCTGGGCTGTTGGCATTGAGCAGTGTTTCGGCGTGGGCCGAACAGAGCTGCGAAACGGTAAAAATGGCCGACCCGGGTTGGAGTGACATCGCCGCGACCAATGCCATCACCGGTTTCCTGCTCGATGGCATGGGTTACAAGGCCAAGGTCGATACCCTCGCGGTGCCCATCACCTTCGGCGGCCTCAAGGACGGCCAGGTGGACGTGTTCCTGGGTAACTGGATGCCGGCGCAGCAGGGCTTCTATGACAAGTTCGTCGCCACCGGCGATGTCACGCAACTTGCCAAGAACCTGGACGGTACGGAGTTCACCCTGGCGGTTCCGGACTACGTCTGGGACGCGGGTGTGCATAACTTTGCCGACCTGAACAAATTTGCCGACAAGTTCGACAAAAAAATCTACGGCATCGGTTCAGGTGCCCCGGCGAACCTTTCCCTGAAAGAAATCATCAAGACCAATGATTTCGGCATGGGCGAGTGGAAACTGGTGGAGTCCAGCGAACAGGCGATGTTGGCGGAAGTCTCCCGGGCCGTGAAGAAACAGAAGTTCGTGACCTTCCTCGGCTGGACGCCGCACCCGATGAACGTGCAATTGAAAATGCACTACCTCAAGGGCGGCGAGAAGTACTTCGGCGACACCGGCAGTGTTTATACACTGACGCGCAAAGGTTATGCACAGGCGTGCCCGAACGTTGGCAAGTTGTTGACCAACCTGAGCTTCACCCAGGAAATGGAAAACAGCATCATGGCCGAGGTGGTGAACAACAAAGTCAGCAACGCCGATGCGGCCAAGGCCTGGATCAAGGCTAACCCGACGGTGTTGGATAAATGGCTGGACGGCGTGAAGACCCTCGATGGCAAGGATGCGTTGGCGGCGGTGAAAGCCAAGCTCTAG
- a CDS encoding SulP family inorganic anion transporter yields MAFPTRHSLFPFLSWLPRQTRASVGRDLIVGLSGAILALPQSIAYALIAGLPPEYGLYAAIVPVLIACLWGSSWHLICGPTAAISIVLYASVSPLAVPASDDYVTLILLLTVLAGIFQWLLGLLRFGALVNFVSHSVVLGFTLGAAVVIALGQLPNLLGLDLPNEATALKGLLMLLSHIQAVDKPSLLLGLGTLVLGVVLKRLLPRWPSLLITLVISSLVVWLWPAMFGHVALVSAFAGRLPPLTPLPLDLELILRLLPGAVAVGMLGLVTSLSIARSLSVRSGQLLDANQEVRAQGLSNIIGGFFSGSLSAGSFTRSGLSYEAGACSPLAGVFSALWVALFAVAGAKLIAHIPIPAMAGSILLIAWGLVDHRGIRALYRVSRAEFVVMSLTCLATLLLELQTAIYAGVLASLFFYLKRTSQPRVQHSHEGEADILRVGGSIFFGASHYLQVRLQRLQAQRVVIDAQQINFIDYSGVEMLHQEARRLRSQGRSLTLRRARPHVVEELKKLEGPQNCPILFED; encoded by the coding sequence ATGGCATTCCCCACTCGCCATTCACTCTTCCCTTTCCTGAGCTGGCTGCCGCGACAGACTCGGGCCAGTGTCGGCCGTGATCTGATCGTAGGCCTGAGCGGTGCGATTCTCGCGTTGCCGCAGTCTATTGCCTACGCGCTGATTGCCGGTTTGCCGCCTGAATACGGGCTGTACGCGGCGATTGTCCCTGTGCTGATCGCCTGCCTGTGGGGGTCGTCATGGCACCTGATCTGCGGTCCTACGGCGGCGATTTCCATCGTCCTGTATGCCAGCGTCAGTCCTCTGGCCGTGCCCGCCAGCGACGACTACGTGACTTTGATCCTGCTGCTGACGGTGTTGGCCGGTATTTTCCAATGGCTGCTGGGGCTGTTGCGGTTCGGTGCGCTGGTGAATTTCGTTTCGCACTCGGTGGTGCTGGGTTTCACCCTGGGGGCAGCGGTGGTGATTGCGCTGGGGCAGTTGCCGAACCTGCTGGGCCTCGACCTGCCGAACGAAGCGACGGCGTTGAAAGGTTTGCTGATGTTGCTCAGCCATATCCAGGCTGTGGATAAACCGTCATTGCTGCTGGGATTGGGGACGCTGGTGCTGGGTGTCGTGCTCAAGCGGTTGCTGCCGCGCTGGCCGAGCCTGTTGATCACATTGGTGATCAGCAGCCTGGTGGTCTGGCTGTGGCCGGCGATGTTCGGCCATGTGGCGCTGGTCAGCGCCTTTGCCGGGCGCCTGCCACCTCTCACGCCACTGCCGCTGGATCTGGAGCTGATCCTGCGCCTGCTGCCCGGTGCCGTCGCGGTGGGCATGCTCGGGCTGGTCACCAGCCTGTCTATCGCCCGTTCGCTGTCGGTACGCTCCGGGCAATTGCTCGATGCGAATCAAGAGGTGAGGGCGCAGGGGCTTTCCAACATCATTGGCGGATTTTTCTCTGGATCCTTGTCGGCCGGTTCCTTTACCCGTTCCGGCCTCAGCTATGAAGCCGGGGCGTGTTCACCCCTGGCCGGGGTGTTCTCGGCCCTATGGGTGGCACTGTTTGCGGTGGCGGGCGCGAAACTGATCGCGCACATTCCGATCCCGGCCATGGCCGGCAGTATTCTGCTGATCGCCTGGGGATTGGTGGACCATCGCGGTATCCGGGCGTTGTACCGCGTGAGCCGCGCCGAATTCGTGGTGATGAGCCTGACCTGCCTGGCTACGTTGCTGCTGGAGCTGCAAACCGCAATCTATGCCGGTGTGCTGGCCTCGCTGTTCTTTTACCTTAAGCGCACTTCACAGCCACGAGTACAACATTCCCATGAAGGGGAAGCAGACATCCTACGGGTTGGCGGCTCGATCTTTTTTGGTGCCAGTCATTACTTGCAAGTGCGCTTGCAACGGCTGCAAGCGCAGCGGGTGGTGATTGATGCCCAGCAGATCAACTTCATCGACTATTCAGGGGTGGAAATGCTCCACCAGGAAGCCCGGCGCCTGCGCAGCCAGGGGCGCAGCCTGACGTTGCGCAGGGCCCGGCCGCATGTGGTGGAGGAGTTGAAGAAGCTGGAAGGGCCGCAGAACTGCCCGATCCTTTTCGAGGACTGA
- the aroE gene encoding shikimate dehydrogenase, whose product MDHYVVMGNPIGHSKSPLIHRLFAEQTGQVLDYTTLLAPLDDFVGCAREFFREGRGANVTVPFKEDAFRLADSLTERAQRAGAVNTLSKLADGRLLGDNTDGAGLVRDLTVNAGFSLKGKRILLLGAGGAVRGALEPLLAEAPASVIIANRTVEKAELLAELFADLGPVSASGFDWLQEPVDLIINATSASLSGDVPPVAGSLIEPGKTVCYDMMYGKEPTSFCRWAKEQGAAVVMDGLGMLAEQAGEAFYLWRGVRPDTAPVLAELRRQLAL is encoded by the coding sequence ATGGATCACTACGTTGTAATGGGTAACCCGATCGGCCACAGCAAGTCGCCATTGATCCACCGCCTGTTCGCCGAACAGACCGGGCAAGTGCTGGACTACACCACGCTGCTGGCGCCCCTGGATGATTTCGTCGGTTGCGCGCGGGAATTTTTCCGCGAGGGCCGTGGGGCAAATGTCACCGTGCCGTTCAAGGAAGACGCCTTCCGCCTGGCCGACAGCCTGACCGAGCGGGCGCAGCGGGCGGGGGCGGTCAACACGTTGAGCAAGCTGGCCGACGGTCGCCTGTTGGGCGACAACACCGATGGCGCCGGGCTGGTTCGGGACCTGACCGTCAACGCGGGTTTTAGCCTCAAGGGCAAGCGCATCCTGTTGCTGGGGGCCGGCGGTGCGGTGCGTGGTGCCTTGGAGCCGCTGCTGGCTGAAGCGCCAGCCTCGGTGATCATCGCCAATCGTACGGTGGAAAAGGCCGAATTGCTGGCTGAGTTGTTTGCGGACCTGGGCCCGGTGTCGGCCAGTGGTTTTGACTGGCTGCAAGAGCCGGTGGACCTGATCATCAATGCCACATCCGCCAGCCTGTCAGGGGATGTACCGCCCGTTGCTGGAAGTTTGATCGAGCCCGGCAAGACGGTTTGCTACGACATGATGTATGGCAAGGAACCGACCTCGTTCTGCCGTTGGGCAAAGGAACAAGGCGCTGCGGTGGTGATGGATGGCCTGGGCATGCTGGCCGAACAGGCGGGCGAAGCGTTCTACCTGTGGCGCGGGGTTCGCCCGGACACTGCGCCGGTACTGGCCGAACTGCGCCGTCAGCTAGCACTTTAA
- the hemF gene encoding oxygen-dependent coproporphyrinogen oxidase has product MSTRTEAVKAYLLDLQDRICAALETEDGGTRFVEDAWTRPAGGGGRTRVIEHGTVIEKGGVNFSHVFGSGLPPSASAHRPELAGRGFEALGVSLVIHPHNPHVPTSHANVRFFIAEKEGEEPVWWFGGGFDLTPYYGVEEDCVHWHRIAEQACAPFGPQVYPRYKAWCDSYFHLKHRNEPRGIGGLFFDDLNEWDFDTSFAFMRAIGDAYIDAYLPIMRRRKHDPFTAKQREFQEFRRGRYVEFNLVYDRGTLFGLQSGGRTESILMSLPPQVRWGYDWKAEPGSEEARLTEYFLQDRDWLATA; this is encoded by the coding sequence ATGTCCACTCGCACCGAGGCCGTGAAAGCCTACCTGCTCGACCTGCAAGACCGTATCTGCGCCGCCCTGGAAACCGAGGACGGCGGCACTCGTTTTGTCGAAGATGCCTGGACCCGGCCTGCCGGTGGTGGCGGTCGCACCCGGGTGATCGAACACGGCACGGTGATCGAAAAAGGCGGCGTGAACTTTTCCCACGTCTTCGGCAGCGGCCTGCCACCGTCGGCCAGCGCCCATCGGCCGGAATTGGCCGGGCGTGGTTTCGAGGCCTTGGGTGTATCGTTGGTGATCCATCCGCATAACCCCCATGTGCCGACGTCCCACGCCAACGTGCGCTTTTTCATCGCTGAAAAGGAAGGCGAAGAACCGGTCTGGTGGTTCGGCGGCGGCTTCGACCTGACGCCTTATTACGGCGTGGAGGAAGATTGTGTGCATTGGCATCGCATTGCCGAGCAGGCCTGTGCGCCGTTCGGCCCGCAGGTGTATCCGCGCTACAAGGCCTGGTGCGACAGCTATTTCCATCTCAAGCATCGCAACGAGCCCCGGGGTATCGGCGGCCTGTTTTTCGACGATCTGAACGAGTGGGATTTCGACACCAGCTTCGCCTTCATGCGCGCTATCGGCGATGCCTACATCGATGCCTACCTGCCGATCATGCGTCGCCGCAAGCATGACCCGTTCACCGCCAAACAACGGGAATTCCAGGAGTTCCGCCGTGGGCGCTACGTGGAATTCAACCTGGTCTACGACCGCGGCACCCTGTTCGGGCTGCAATCGGGCGGGCGTACCGAGTCGATCCTCATGTCGCTGCCGCCGCAAGTGCGCTGGGGCTACGACTGGAAAGCCGAACCGGGCAGCGAAGAGGCACGGCTGACCGAATACTTCCTGCAGGATCGCGATTGGCTGGCGACAGCCTGA
- a CDS encoding NADPH:quinone reductase: MAKRIQFSSHGGPEVLEYVGYQPAEPGPQQVRVSNKAIGLNFIDTYYRSGLYPPPTLPSGLGAEGAGVVEAVGSDVTRFKVGDRVAYGSGPLGAYSDVHVLPEANLVHLPETISFEQAAGVMLKGLTVQYLLRQTYELKGGETILFHAAAGGVGSLACQWAKALGVKLIGTVSSPEKAAIAKAHGAWETIDYSKENVVQRVLELTDGKKVPVVYDGVGKDTWLTSLDCVSPRGLVVSFGNASGAVDGVNLGILSAKGSLYVTRPTLATYANNAENLQRMADELFGMISSGKIKVDINQRYPLAEAAKAQAELSARRTTGSTILLP, translated from the coding sequence ATGGCCAAACGTATCCAGTTCAGTTCCCACGGTGGTCCCGAAGTGCTTGAGTATGTGGGTTATCAGCCTGCCGAGCCGGGCCCGCAGCAGGTGCGTGTCAGCAACAAGGCGATCGGCCTGAACTTCATCGACACCTATTACCGCAGTGGGCTTTACCCACCTCCGACGCTGCCATCAGGCCTGGGCGCCGAAGGCGCGGGTGTGGTCGAGGCGGTCGGTAGCGACGTCACGCGGTTCAAGGTGGGTGACCGGGTGGCCTATGGCAGCGGTCCGCTGGGCGCCTACAGCGATGTGCATGTGTTGCCCGAGGCCAACCTGGTGCATTTGCCCGAAACCATCAGTTTCGAACAGGCCGCCGGGGTGATGCTCAAGGGCCTGACTGTGCAGTACCTGTTGCGCCAGACGTATGAACTCAAGGGTGGCGAAACCATCCTGTTCCACGCCGCCGCCGGTGGCGTGGGCTCCTTGGCCTGTCAATGGGCCAAGGCCTTGGGCGTGAAGTTGATCGGTACCGTCAGCTCGCCGGAAAAAGCCGCCATCGCCAAGGCCCACGGCGCTTGGGAAACCATCGACTACAGCAAGGAAAACGTCGTACAGCGTGTGCTGGAGTTGACCGACGGCAAGAAAGTGCCGGTGGTGTACGACGGGGTCGGTAAGGACACCTGGCTGACCTCGCTGGACTGCGTGTCCCCCCGTGGCCTGGTGGTGAGCTTCGGCAATGCCTCCGGGGCGGTGGATGGCGTGAACCTGGGGATTCTCTCGGCCAAGGGCTCGCTGTACGTCACCCGACCGACCCTGGCGACTTACGCCAACAATGCCGAAAACCTGCAACGCATGGCCGACGAGCTGTTCGGGATGATCAGCAGCGGCAAGATCAAAGTGGATATCAACCAGCGTTATCCCCTGGCGGAAGCGGCCAAGGCCCAGGCCGAGTTGTCGGCACGGCGCACGACTGGCTCGACGATTCTCCTGCCCTGA
- a CDS encoding L-threonylcarbamoyladenylate synthase: MVNSWRVQQAAREIRAGAVIAYPTEAVWGLGCDPWNEEAVERLLAIKSRLPDKGLILVADNIHQFDFLFEDFPETWMDRMASTWPGPNTWLVPHQNLLPEWITGVHDTVALRVSDHPTVRDLCSLVGPLVSTSANPQGRPAARTRIRVEQYFRGQIDLVLGGNLGGRRNPSVIRDLATGKVVRPD; this comes from the coding sequence ATGGTCAACAGTTGGCGTGTGCAACAAGCCGCGCGAGAAATTCGCGCCGGGGCGGTGATTGCCTATCCAACCGAGGCGGTCTGGGGCCTGGGCTGCGACCCGTGGAACGAGGAAGCGGTGGAGCGTCTGCTGGCGATCAAGTCACGGCTGCCTGACAAGGGTCTGATTCTAGTGGCTGACAACATCCACCAGTTCGACTTTCTGTTCGAAGACTTCCCGGAAACCTGGATGGACCGCATGGCCAGCACTTGGCCGGGGCCCAATACCTGGCTGGTGCCGCACCAGAACCTGTTGCCGGAATGGATCACCGGCGTGCACGACACCGTTGCACTGCGGGTTAGCGATCACCCGACCGTACGTGATTTGTGCTCACTGGTTGGGCCGCTGGTGTCCACCTCGGCCAACCCCCAGGGCCGCCCGGCAGCGCGCACGCGGATTCGCGTCGAGCAGTATTTCCGTGGGCAGATCGACCTGGTGCTCGGTGGCAACCTGGGTGGACGCAGGAACCCCAGCGTGATTCGTGACCTGGCGACCGGGAAAGTGGTGCGGCCGGACTGA